The following are encoded in a window of Amaranthus tricolor cultivar Red isolate AtriRed21 chromosome 2, ASM2621246v1, whole genome shotgun sequence genomic DNA:
- the LOC130805104 gene encoding spermine synthase gives MEVGAKGDLECHMAMDGKTSNNGIDKKIPSCCLKARASAPESDAKCHSTVVSGWFSQLQSSCGKSKLYYNNPMWPGEAHSLKVEEVLFKERSLYQEVLVFKSSSYGNVLALDGIVQLTEKDECAYQEMIAHLPLCSIPSPKKVLVVGGGDGGVLREISRHTSVELIDICEIDQMVIDVSKKFFPQLALGFEDPRVKLHVGDAVEFLKNSPDGMYDAIIVDSSDPVGPAQELVERPFFETLARALRPGGVLCNMAESFWLHTHLIEDMLSICHEVFKGSVHYAWTSVPTYPSGVIGFLLCSTEGPPVDFLNPINPIEDIEGAVKKSRELKFYNSEVHNAAFALPSFVRKEVSLLRDSAST, from the exons ATGGAGGTTGGAGCCAAAGGAGATTTGGAATGTCATATGGCTATGGATGGGAAGACAAGTAACAATGGTATAGACAAAAAAATCCCATCTTGTTGTCTCAAGGCTCGAGCTTCCGCCCCTGAATCCGATGCCAAGTGTCATTCAACTGTTGTTTCGGGATGGTTTTCGCAACTTCAGTCATCTTGTG GTAAATCAAAGCTTTATTACAACAATCCAATGTGGCCTG GAGAAGCACATTCGCTTAAAGTAGAGGAGGTTTTGTTCAAGGAAAGGTCACTTTACCAAGAAGTTCTTGTCTTTAAG TCATCAAGCTATGGGAATGTGCTAGCTCTTGATGGCATTGTTCAATTAACTGAAAAAGATGAATGTGCATACCAGGAGATGATTGCTCATCTTCCTCTTTGTTCGATTCCATCCCCAAAAAAG GTTTTGGTAGTAGGTGGCGGTGATGGCGGAGTTCTTCGAGAAATTTCTCGTCATACCTCTGTGGAACTAATAGACATTTGCGAGATTGATCAAATGGTTATTGAT GTATCTAAGAAATTTTTTCCTCAGTTAGCACTTGGTTTTGAAGATCCCCGTGTCAAACTTCATGTTGGTGATG CTGTGGAGTTCCTCAAGAATTCACCAGACGGAATGTATGATGCCATAATCGTTGATTCTTCAGATCCTGTCG GTCCTGCTCAAGAACTTGTCGAGAGGCCCTTTTTTGAGACGTTAGCTAGGGCTTTGAGGCCTGGTGGTGTACTTTGTAACATGGCAGAGAGTTTTTGGCTTCATACTCATTTGATCGAGGATATGCTATCTATTTGCCATGAAGTTTTCAAGGGTTCTGTTCATTATGCATGGACTAGTGTACCTACCTACCCAAG TGGTGTCATTGGATTTTTGCTTTGTTCGACTGAGGGACCACcggttgattttttgaatccAATCAACCCTATTGAGGACATAGAAGGAGCAGTTAAAAAATCTCGAGAACTTAAATTTTACAACTCTGAG GTTCACAATGCCGCCTTTGCACTTCCTTCATTTGTGAGGAAGGAGGTCAGTCTTCTTCGTGATTCTGCATCAACCTGA
- the LOC130805417 gene encoding (-)-alpha-pinene synthase-like translates to MNARRDVGIKIASVWATKHRKEEEIEQLKEEVRKELLGSGDKESLEQLQLIDAIQRLGVDYHFKNEIEDVLTQIYESYHIQSNKDNLYHLSTRFRILRQHGFNMLAWCILSFKRSTVLDSHCINILLLIKTSNRNEENTTSI, encoded by the exons atgaatgcaagaagagaTGTCGGGATTAAGATTGCTAGTGTTTGG gcaACGAAACATAGAAAGGAAGAAGAAATAGAGCAGCTGAAGGAAGAAGTGCGTAAGGAATTATTGGGAAGTGGAGATAAAGAATCATTAGAGCAGCTTCAATTAATCGATGCCATTCAGCGTCTTGGGGTTGACTATCACTTTAAAAACGAGATTGAAGATGTTTTAACCCAAATCTACGAAAGCTATCATATACAATCTAACAAAGATAATCTCTACCATCTTTCCACCCGGTTTCGAATCCTTAGGCAACATGGTTTCAAT ATGTTAGCTTGGTGCATTCTTAGTTTTAAAAGATCAACTGTTCTTGATTCTCATTGCATCAATATCTTATTGCTTATAAAAACATCAAATAGAAACGAAGAAAATACTActtctatttaa
- the LOC130805103 gene encoding probable sesquiterpene synthase produces MNSSLGEEVRHALHQPLHKGFMRLESKHYISFYQQHASHNTTLLKFAKLDFNLLQSFHQKELRDISGWWEELHSKVPFARDRLVEAYFWILGIYYEHEYLRARQLLVKLFMIVEIFDDIFDAYGSFEILQLFAEAVNRWDYKYIAKLPQYFNTCCQVLFETLDTYEQELAQEGRAYGVHHYRQQFNRGCQAWLREAKWKKEKYTPTFEEYMKTSIISIGQLQGIVGSYLGMGSIANKESFDWVCQHPMPKFVEACLVIIRLLNDVGSTQFEQTSREHVVSSVQSYMKEKGVSNENEVYEILEKKVEDAWKHLNHGIFRPFVIPKPLLDRILNLARAPEIFYKGRTDGYTIVNQVIRDKITACIFDPVD; encoded by the exons ATGAATTCATCATTGGGTGAAGAAGTAAGACATGCTCTTCATCAGCCTCTTCACAAAGGTTTTATGAGACTTGAATCAAAGCATTACATCTCATTCTATCAACAACATGCTTCTCACAATACAACCCTCTTGAAATTCGCTAAATTAGATTTCAATTTACTTCAATCATTTCATCAAAAGGAATTGCGAGATATTTCTgg GTGGTGGGAAGAATTGCATTCGAAGGTGCCATTCGCGAGAGACAGATTGGTAGAAGCATACTTTTGGATTTTGGGGATATATTATGAACATGAATATCTTCGTGCGAGGCAGCTTCTTGTCAAATTATTTATGATTGTTGAAATATTTGATGACATCTTTGATGCATACGGCTCCTTTGAAATCCTCCAACTTTTTGCTGAAGCGGTTAATAG GTGGGATTATAAGTACATAGCTAAACTACCACAATATTTCAACACTTGTTGTCAAGTACTTTTTGAGACCCTGGATACATATGAGCAAGAACTAGCACAAGAGGGAAGAGCATATGGTGTACATCACTATAGACAACAG TTTAACCGTGGTTGCCAAGCATGGCTTCGAGAAGCAAAATGGAAGAAAGAAAAATACACTCCAACATTTGAGGAATACATGAAAACATCAATTATATCGATTGGGCAATTACAAGGAATAGTTGGGTCGTATCTTGGCATGGGAAGCATTGCAAATAAAGAAAGTTTTGATTGGGTGTGTCAACATCCTATGCCTAAATTTGTTGAAGCATGTTTGGTAATCATTAGGCTCTTGAATGATGTAGGAAGCACCCag TTTGAGCAAACAAGTAGAGAGCATGTGGTATCTTCGGTGCAAAGCTATATGAAGGAAAAAGGAGTATCAAATGAAAATGAAGTTTAtgaaattttagagaaaaaagTGGAGGATGCATGGAAACATCTAAATCATGGAATTTTCCGACCATTTGTCATCCCAAAACCTTTATTGGATCGTATTTTAAACCTTGCTCGTGCACCTGAAATCTTCTATAAGGGAAGAACCGATGGTTACACTATTGTTAACCAGGTCATTAGAGATAAAATTACGGCTTGTATTTTTGATCCTGTCGATTAG